The genomic window cgagccaaggtctaccacagtggggagacgagccaaggtctaccacagtggggagacgagccaAGGTCTACCACAGTGTTAAGACGAGTCAaggtctaccacagtggggagacgagccaaggtctaccacagtggggaCACGAGCCAGggtctaccacagtggggagacgagccaAGGTCTACCACAGTGGCGACACGAGCCAaggtctaccacagtggggagacgagccaAGGTCTACCACAGTGGGGGAGACGAGCCAAAGAAGTAGATACTAGCGATGAGCGGCGACAAGAGAGCAACACACGAAAGGGAAGTAATagggaactggaagtgggaactgTAAGAAGACAGAAAGGCCAAGACCTCTTCACATTCGTTCGCGGTTGCAAGAGTAACGGCTACATAAAAAGTTACACAAAGAAGAGGGAGGGGGCAAAAAAAATGATAATATGTACAAAAAAATACATAATGTAGCGACCAAGTCTGACAAAGAACATTAAACCATTTCACAAACTCCAGATCCTCCCCGAACCAAACTTATGAGTCTCTCAACAACCATCACCAATCAAAACCCGTCCCACCAACCATAAAGCATTTAAGCTTAGGGCCACGAGACCTAAGCTTGTCACCGCTGGATGTCTGTTTGACAGAACTTTTGTGCAGGTGAAGGGGGAGTCTggtcgcaatatatatatatttctccaaGAAGAGAACCACAGACAATCTAAACAGCAAGAACTCATATAAATATTCTTTAAAGGGGCTGCCAAAAACATCGCAGATTTAGATCACAACTACTAGTAATGGGAGACTTCAATTATATCCAAATTGGAAGGAAAACAATTGACAAGATAAAAGGGAAGGAAACGTTGAAAAACAAAGATGGTAGAAGCTAGTGACAGAAAAGAACTCCATCAGCTGGCAAGGTTTAATAATGAATGTAAAAAGAAGAAGCATTTGAAAGATAGAAGAGATAAAGCTAATGATAAGGGACCTTGAAGACAAAACATCCTCAGCCTATTCATAAAATTTAAATACATGAGATGCCGAGGTTGCTAGAACGCTGAAGCTTCGGCGACTAATCCAAGTATCTGGTGAGCCATTTCTGGTAAGCATTCGGTAAACTCAAAAACTTGATTAACAGAAGGCGAGTGAATTTCTGGAGTGAATGTTACGGTAAAGTGAACTATGATGGAAAGAAAACACAAAACATGCACTACATGAGTAAACACAAAGGACCTGAATGAAGACTCATTCCTCCTTTAAGAGGCAAAACAGCCAAGGACATTAATCAATGGTTTAACAGGAAGTGCTTTGAGGAAAAAAAGAATCTGACTGCCAGGTAACCTAatgaaggtgaggtcactgccctGGTTCATGCGGAGGTAAGTGGCAGTGGCTGAGTATCATGAGTAGCTACCTTACAGTGCCGGCCTGGCATGAAGTATCCAGGAATGCGAGGTGCTGGAATGCAGACGAGATTCTACTTCAATTCCTTAGTACTAAGCAAGTAAAACTACGGGTAGTTCTTGTGTTCTAGTTTATCTAGATAACGAGGAAAGTTTGGCCACAGGTCTGAAGTACGCAGGGCCACACTCACTACCCCCCAACACCAGGCAGTGTAAGAGAAGACTCAAGATCACCAGGTTATCGAACAGTTAATAATCTGTAAGTCCAGGGACGGAGCAGATGTTACCCTTCTCCTTTATTCAAAGCTTATAGCAGCCCTAAGAGACGTGTGAAATCTTGCCATAACATTAAGGAGACTGGAGGGAATGAAGGTCATATCCTCGTGTTACCGGCTACAAGCTCCCTACGTTATATCCCAAACCTGTTCTCTCTCATACCTAACTTCCCCACTCGGGCGAGCGATGGGAGGTAATTAGAGCCCTCAAGCGTTCAAACCAGACCCAAGGTCCTTACCACAGTATTCAGCATGGAACCCTGTCATATTACGATTTAATTTGAAAGAATAAAATGTTAACTTATTGAACGCTAAATCGAAGGACTTGCTACTATCTCCAAAATTGGATGTGAGCAAAAGCTGCTTATCGACCAAAAGGGACAGAACCAGCCAGCAACAGGATGCGGCGACCGTTGAAACTCGCTGGTCATCATGACGACGTCCCCAGAAGCCGGCAGTCATTTGTATCGACGCTGGTCGATCGTGCGAGGCGTTCTCCAGGGGTATATAAGAAGGACCCGGCTGCTTCTCCTGCACACATCCTCTTGCCTTGTCTCGCTCTACGTACAGGTGAGCTCCCTCTTCAGCTACTTCTTACCATTAAGCTCCTGTCTTGGAGAGAGAAAGACTCGCTGCTACAGGTAACGTTTTCAACTGCAACATTGCTTCTGCAGGCGAGTCATGTCATTACCAGTGTGCTGGACCACGCAAGTATTCCTGAGTATTGATAAATATTGAAGCTCTTCGGCTTCATTCACGGAAGAATCAGCGCACTGTGTCCAACCTTTTATATTAAATTCATTCTGCTAATCATACGTGTTGTAATAGTTCCGTGTTTATTATGTTATTTTTCTATGCCACGTTACAACTGAGTTTACATTAAGACACAGTACACATACAGGTTGTTCCATCTGAATACTTAAGTTATCACTGATATTAATAGTCATCAACGCTGACTACTGGTAGTCTTCATGACATGTTGCAGTGTGGCCGGGCAGACACCAGCGGGTGATGGGAACTGAGCCCCAGTCTCCACAGCATAACTGGGGCTCTCCTggcagattgattgataaagactaAGTCattcaaaaggtggcatgggtaaGTGGAGGTTTTTTAGAGTCATTATCAGtacctgatactggagatctgtggatggatggggTCTTATGGCCCGTATATATAAACAACCTTGGTCGCCAGGTTGCAGTTTAATGTGCAAGGCGATGCTTTATACTTGAACAGTACAACCTCGGTAGTTTGGTACCATCAGGATCGTCGTCCTTTTCGAGGAATGGCATTTGTCCGTCTGGGAAATTACGGTGGCATTCTGGGTCGCGATATTCTTTCTTCAGAATGGGGAGGTCAGTGTTGGAGTCATGGTGTTGGTGTGGACATACGTGGAGTGCGGGTATTTGTTCCGGCTGATTTTATTGTTACGTGTGGACCAGCTTTCGTCTGGTGTGTGCGTTGCCACTGAACTCGCTGGGCGGAATGAAGAGCACATGGCAAGTACTTTTGTCTTCGCTGTGGAGAGCTTCCTGGTGTCGGTTGTGGGAGTTTTGGGCGGTCCGTCGTCGTCTTCGGTGATATTTTCGTTGGCAGGGGCAGCCAGGGTGGATGGCGTCCCTGTTACCGGACTGGTTGTGGGGCCTGTTGTGAGGTCGAACGCCGGGCCGGCCGCAGCTGGAGGAGCTCGGAGGTCACCGGTTACCGTCACCGTCGGTAGTCCATTTGCGGTGACCAGTCGGTTGATGTTATAGGTTGACGTCGTTGTCCGCCAATTTGTCGGCGAGGTGTAGAAGTACCATcaggagggtgttgttggtgataaCTGCAGACTTGGTTGGGGGTAGTGAGGGTTGCAGAGGCGAGgggccaggcggtggtgagggagCAGCAGCTTCCCCAGGTGTTTTCTCTGACAAGGCCGGGGACATAGGCGGGTTGGCTAAATGGGCTGAGGTGAGGTAGTGTTTGCCGGCATCCTTTTTATTTCCTCCTGCCGTTGGAGACAGTCATGCGTGATTGCAGTGTGTGAGCCATTGTAGAGTAGGCAGCTTTGGTGGGAGGATGAACAGGCTGTGTAGAGGTGCTCCTGGACGCAGACACTGCACTTCCTGGTGTAGTGGAAGTATCTGCAGCACTTGTGGAGCTCCGTGTATCGTTCCTTGGTCACTTGGCCAGGTGGAATGGTGATTCCGGCGCACTCAAGTCCGTGTTCTGTGCAGTGGGTCACTTCGATGACCGTGCTGAAGGTCACTTTCAGTGTTggtctgctggtgttgttggagtTGGTGCTGGTCTTGGCCACTACCGCGGTCAGCGTCGGGTTCAGGGCGTTGATGCTGGCGAGAATGTCGTCGTCGCTGAGGGCGGAGACCCATGCGCTGATGTGTCTGGCAAACACAGTCGtgtccgccaggtagtgtcgtggaggagtgAGGGTGAGGCCGGCGTCTAGTAGGGTGGTCGTGGTGGAGGCGGCGAATAGCTCCTCTAGGTCCAGGTCTCTGGAGAAGAGCAAGTGAACACCTTCTCTGGTCTCCAGGATGTCAGCCGGTGAGACACTTCCGACGATAAAGACCTTTTCAAAGATCTCCGCCGCGGTGAGAACGAGGTCCTCTCGGAGGCGTTGAGAGGTGTAGACACACTGACGTCGGGGCCCCTAAATAAACAACAAGTGAACATTGCTGCACTAACATCAAAACTCATCTGTCTTCCCCCAGCACTTCCATCATGAACCCGATGACatctgtgatggtgacggtggctcTGGCCATGCTGGTAGCCGGGACTACAACTGCGGCTAGCACAGGCGATCCAGGCGGCCCAGGCGGCCCAGGCGGCCCAGGCGGTCCAGGCGGTCCACCCGGGCCAGGCGCCTTCCCCTTGGGAAAATGCTTCACTGCTGCACAAGGGGAAGACTTCAGTAAGTTGACATTACAAAGAGGAAGAACTTAACCAAAGGTTTAGCTGTTTCGCAAGAACGTAAATGTAACACAAACTCTGCTATATGACTCACTGTTACTTTGTAAATGTTTCCAAATATAAAAAAGTTGTGTAGAAGACTTTTGATAGAGAAGCTGGAGAATGTAGCGGATAtaacctcactctccctccctgtggTCTACACAGGGGTTGAGGGCCTTCATTCAATCCACTGTTAAAATCAATCACTCCCTCTCCCTACAGAGAAACAGCTGTGCACTGACCTGGGAAAGACCGAGGCCTATTGCAAGGCTAATAAACAACTAATCAAAACTTGCAAGGATGATATCATGACCGGTTCCAACTCCCAGGCCATCATTCAAGCCTCGGCTGACTGCTTGCAATCAGTGACAGGCGTCACCGTGCCTGCATCCAGCATGAGTGAGTATGGTGGCGTCGACTCAGTCCCTGAGGAGTAGATAGAGTAGCTCTAAGGTAGCTAGAGCTGCTCTAGTGCtactatgtgtatatatatatacatatatatatatatacatatatatatatatatatatatatatatatatatatatatatatatatatatatatatatatatattttaactcaCTGTTACAGCAAGAGAATCATAAAGTACCCAATAATTCTCAGCAAAATTAGTAACTAGTTTCTTCTTTTGACAGCTGATGCTAAAACGTACCACAACTATGTGATTGGCCTGTTAGACTCCAACGACACCATCTGCAGTAAGGTCCAGGAAACTATTACTTGCTTCAAAAAGAGCTCTAACATTGTAAGTATAGCATGAGCGCCAGTCTGTATAAACAACATTGTAGGATAAAACACCTTTTTTTTTCTAAATATGTGATCTTGAGTGCCTGAGTCCCGCCTCATAATTTAATCAACCAGTGAGATATTTCCCAACTGTTCACCTATGAGAAGCGCCCAGTATGTAGCGTCTCGCAGCATCTAGCATTGTTATACAGCCCCTCAAGTCACATGACTGTTTTAGACATCATTTGCACAGTTgacagtgttcatttgtgttcagtGCATTAACATTTATATTGTTCCGCTTACAGAGTCAGCTGATACAGGACTGTCTCACTAAAGCTGGACGTTAAAAACACCACCAGGACATCGAACACCACCAAGGTATCGAACACCACCAAGGCGTCGAACACCACCAAGGTATCGAACACCACCAAGGCGTCGAACACCACCAAGACGTCAAATAACCATCAGAACTCATTACAGAACCACTGAGGCGAAATCTTAGAAAAACACCCTAGCAACTATTTCAGATTTCGTATCTTTAATTGGATAGGAAAAATTAATCGAGTTTCAAATACTTGATACATTTTTGGTTATAACATCCTTTGCAATGTTTACATCTACATCCCTTCAGtaaaaacaatgaaaacaaaGAACAGTGAAAATAGTTCCTTTAGAAGCAACAGTCTAAGGAACAGCAACTTCTACAACGGCAAAAGGAAGACCTTCACAAGCTGCTCCCAGCTGGGCTAGAGGTTGTGTCTCAGAAGGAACACAAGATCACTGTCTTTAACTTTAACAAAATCTAAAGTTGGTAACTTATGTAACACAATCACTTTTGTTTTCTTTAGTAGTAAATCAATTGGCAACTTTGTGTCTTTATTTCCCGCATTCATTTCTGCATAACAACTCTCCATACATTATGGATAACATATCAAGGATTGTGAAAATACAGTAAATTAAACGATGACAGCTGTTACAAATATATATCTCTCCGAGAGCAAATGTATTGGTCTATGGAACAACTGGCCTGTACAGCTGAACTGTGACTGCTTAGTCTATGCAAAATTATTGATCTTGTCACTGTAGGAAAAATGTTAATTAGCAAAATTTTTGCACAGCACCAATGTAGTTAATAAGTACTGCTACAAAAATACAAattatgaacaaattcacaagggccgtgacaaggattcgaacctacgtccaagagcatcccagacgctgccttgatcgactgagctacgacatggtataagaattg from Procambarus clarkii isolate CNS0578487 chromosome 94, FALCON_Pclarkii_2.0, whole genome shotgun sequence includes these protein-coding regions:
- the LOC138360000 gene encoding uncharacterized protein codes for the protein MNPMTSVMVTVALAMLVAGTTTAASTGDPGGPGGPGGPGGPGGPPGPGAFPLGKCFTAAQGEDFKKQLCTDLGKTEAYCKANKQLIKTCKDDIMTGSNSQAIIQASADCLQSVTGVTVPASSMTDAKTYHNYVIGLLDSNDTICSKVQETITCFKKSSNISQLIQDCLTKAGR